The following coding sequences lie in one Oncorhynchus kisutch isolate 150728-3 linkage group LG17, Okis_V2, whole genome shotgun sequence genomic window:
- the srm gene encoding spermidine synthase, with protein sequence MDSIKDGWFTETCTLWPGQAMSLQVEEVLYQQKSKFQDVMVFRSKTYGNVLVLDGVIQCTERDEFSYQEMIANLPLCSHPCPKKVLIIGGGDGGVLREVVKHPLVESVVQCEIDEDVINVSKKYLPGMAQGFFSPKLTLNVGDGFEFMKQNQDAFDIIITDSSDPVGPAESLFKESYYELMKTALRDGGILCCQGECQWLHLELIKEMRTFCKTLFPVVDYAYCTIPTYPSGQIGFMLCSKNAQTTFRDPVRELSTNEVESMNLRYYNPEIHRASFILPEFARKVLSEA encoded by the exons ATGGACAGCATAAAAGACGGATGGTTCACAGAAACGTGTACGTTATGGCCTGGACAAGCGATGAGTCTGCAAGTAGAAGAGGTTCTTTACCAACAAAAATCTAAATTTCAAGATGTCATGGTTTTCAGGAG CAAAACCTATGGAAATGTACTTGTGCTGGATGGAGTTATTCAatgcacagagagagatgagtttTCCTACCAAGAAATGATAGCCAACCTACCTCTGTGCTCCCACCCTTGCCCCAAAAAG GTCCTGATTATTGGTGGAGGAGATGGTGGCGTCCTGAGAGAAGTGGTAAAGCATCCACTTGTTGAATCAGTGGTTCAGTGTGAAATCGATGAG GATGTAATCAATGTGTCGAAGAAATACCTCCCAGGTATGGCGCAAGGGTTCTTCAGTCCCAAACTCACTCTGAATGTTGGGGATGGATTTGAGTTCATGAAACAGAACCAGGATGCCTTTGACATCATTATAACAGATTCATCTGACCCTGTTG GGCCTGCTGAGAGTTTGTTCAAAGAGTCTTATTATGAACTAATGAAGACAGCCTTACGAGATGGTGGAATTCTTTGTTGCCAAG GAGAGTGTCAATGGCTCCACTTGGAGCTGATTAAAGAGATGCGGACCTTCTGCAAGACACTGTTCCCAGTGGTAGATTATGCCTACTGCACCATTCCCACCTACCCAAGTGGTCAGATTGGCTTTATGCTGTGCAGTAAAAATGCT cAAACCACTTTCAGAGATCCCGTGAGAGAACTATCAACAAATGAGGTGGAAAGTATGAACCTGAGGTATTACAACCCGGAGATCCACAGAGCATCATTCATCCTCcctgagtttgcaagaaag GTACTGAGTGAAGCATGA